A region from the Hypericibacter adhaerens genome encodes:
- the gcvT gene encoding glycine cleavage system aminomethyltransferase GcvT, whose product MTSSAPSADLKTTPLHALHRALGAKMVPFAGYDMPVQYPAGILAEHLHTRAAVGLFDVSHMGQLRLSGANPARALETLVPADIVSLAPMRQRYTQFTDENGGILDDLMVTNAGDHLFLVVNADCKDADLAHLKAKLPAGVTMTPLPDQALLALQGPKAAAVLARFAPEAAAMTFMSAATLTLDGVACFVTRSGYTGEDGYEISIPAEKVEAFARRLLDQPEVKPIGLGARDSLRLEAGLCLYGHDIDTTTSPVEADLVWSIGKRRRAEGGFPGAARIQRELKEGTGRKRVGILPEGRAPVRDGTELIAGGRAIGKVTSGGFGPSLGGPVAMGYVETGMAKIGQSLEAMVRGKALPARVAALPFVKTNYYRG is encoded by the coding sequence ATGACCTCATCCGCCCCTTCCGCCGACCTCAAGACCACGCCGCTTCACGCGCTGCATCGGGCGCTCGGCGCCAAGATGGTGCCTTTCGCCGGCTATGACATGCCGGTGCAATATCCAGCCGGCATCCTGGCCGAGCATCTCCACACCCGCGCGGCGGTGGGGCTGTTCGACGTCTCGCATATGGGCCAGCTGCGTCTCTCGGGGGCCAACCCGGCGCGGGCGCTCGAAACGCTGGTGCCGGCCGATATCGTCTCGCTGGCGCCGATGCGCCAGCGTTACACGCAATTCACCGACGAGAACGGCGGCATCCTGGACGATCTGATGGTGACCAATGCCGGCGATCATCTGTTCCTGGTGGTGAATGCCGATTGCAAGGACGCGGATCTGGCGCATCTCAAGGCGAAGCTGCCGGCGGGCGTGACGATGACGCCGCTGCCGGACCAGGCGTTGCTGGCGCTGCAGGGGCCGAAGGCAGCCGCTGTGCTCGCGCGTTTCGCGCCCGAGGCGGCGGCCATGACGTTCATGTCGGCCGCCACGCTGACGCTCGACGGGGTCGCCTGCTTCGTCACGCGCTCGGGCTATACCGGCGAGGACGGTTACGAGATCTCCATCCCGGCGGAGAAGGTCGAAGCCTTCGCCCGGCGCCTGCTCGATCAGCCGGAGGTGAAGCCGATCGGTCTCGGTGCCCGCGATTCGCTGCGGCTTGAGGCGGGCTTGTGCCTCTATGGCCATGACATCGATACCACCACCTCGCCGGTCGAGGCCGACCTGGTCTGGAGCATCGGCAAGCGCCGGCGCGCCGAGGGCGGCTTCCCGGGTGCGGCCCGCATCCAGCGCGAATTGAAGGAAGGCACCGGCCGCAAGCGCGTCGGCATCCTGCCCGAGGGCCGTGCGCCGGTGCGCGACGGCACCGAGCTGATCGCGGGCGGCCGCGCGATCGGCAAGGTCACCAGCGGCGGCTTCGGTCCCAGCCTCGGCGGCCCCGTCGCCATGGGCTATGTCGAGACCGGCATGGCGAAGATCGGCCAGAGCCTGGAGGCGATGGTGCGCGGCAAGGCCCTGCCGGCCCGCGTCGCGGCGCTTCCCTTCGTCAAGACCAACTATTACCGCGGATGA
- the gcvH gene encoding glycine cleavage system protein GcvH, whose product MSTLRYTEEHEWIRVDGDTATIGISPYAQEQLGDVVFVDLPQPGKKVEKGKEVAVVESVKAASEVYAPASGEVVAVNGDLSTEPAKVNSDPLGAGWFVKMKLANKAELDGLMDQAAYDAYVKGLH is encoded by the coding sequence ATGAGCACGCTGCGCTACACCGAAGAGCATGAATGGATCCGCGTCGATGGCGATACCGCGACCATCGGCATCAGCCCCTATGCCCAGGAGCAGCTGGGCGACGTGGTGTTCGTCGACCTGCCGCAGCCCGGCAAGAAGGTCGAGAAGGGCAAGGAGGTGGCGGTGGTGGAATCGGTCAAGGCCGCGAGCGAGGTCTATGCGCCGGCCTCGGGCGAGGTGGTCGCGGTCAATGGCGATCTCTCGACCGAGCCCGCCAAGGTCAACAGCGATCCGCTCGGTGCCGGCTGGTTCGTCAAGATGAAGCTCGCCAACAAGGCCGAGCTCGACGGGCTGATGGACCAGGCGGCCTACGACGCCTATGTGAAGGGTCTGCACTGA
- the gcvPA gene encoding aminomethyl-transferring glycine dehydrogenase subunit GcvPA produces MRYLPLTQADRQAMLARIGVRSIDDLYRDVPPKARRDKPVDLPPHQGELEVERAIGAMAAKNLGPSRAPSFLGAGAYRHHVPAAVDHLIQRGEFLTSYTPYQPEVTQGTLEYLFEFQTQVALLTGMEVANASMYDGGTACAEAVMMANRVTRRSKAVLSGGLHPHYAEITRTHAHFLGFRVEQPAPDPEGREDLARLVDGETSCVVVQNPSVFGHLQDLTALAEACHKAGALLIVAITEVVSLGAVEPPGAMGADIVIAEGQALGNALGFGGPYLGLFATREKYVRQMPGRLVGETRDVDGRRGWVLTLSTREQHIRREKATSNICTNSGLCALAFTIHLTLLGEAGFQRLAALNHAAACALADRLAKPPGVSLLTKSFFNEFTVKLPKPAGPAVEALARRGILGGVPASRLWPTEKSLENLLLVAATEVNTAAEMEALASALKEVLA; encoded by the coding sequence ATGCGCTATCTGCCGCTCACGCAGGCCGACCGCCAGGCCATGCTGGCCCGGATCGGCGTGCGCTCCATCGACGACCTCTATCGCGACGTGCCGCCCAAGGCGCGCCGGGACAAGCCGGTCGATCTGCCGCCACACCAGGGCGAGCTCGAGGTCGAGCGCGCGATCGGGGCGATGGCGGCGAAGAATCTGGGTCCCTCGCGGGCGCCGAGCTTCCTCGGCGCCGGCGCCTACCGTCACCATGTGCCGGCCGCGGTCGATCACCTGATCCAGCGCGGCGAGTTCCTCACCTCCTACACGCCCTATCAGCCGGAGGTGACGCAGGGCACGCTCGAATATCTGTTCGAGTTCCAGACGCAAGTTGCGCTCCTGACCGGCATGGAGGTCGCCAACGCCTCCATGTATGACGGCGGCACCGCCTGCGCCGAGGCGGTGATGATGGCCAACCGGGTCACGCGCCGCTCGAAGGCCGTGCTCTCGGGCGGGCTCCATCCGCATTATGCCGAGATCACCCGCACCCATGCGCATTTCCTGGGCTTCCGCGTCGAGCAGCCGGCGCCCGATCCCGAGGGCCGGGAGGATCTGGCCAGGCTCGTCGACGGCGAGACCTCCTGCGTGGTGGTGCAGAACCCCAGCGTCTTCGGCCATCTCCAGGATCTGACGGCGCTGGCCGAGGCCTGCCACAAGGCGGGCGCGCTCCTGATCGTGGCGATCACCGAGGTGGTGTCGCTGGGCGCGGTCGAGCCGCCGGGCGCCATGGGCGCCGACATCGTCATCGCCGAGGGCCAGGCGCTGGGCAACGCGCTGGGCTTCGGCGGCCCCTATCTCGGACTCTTCGCGACCCGCGAGAAATATGTGCGCCAGATGCCGGGCCGCCTGGTCGGCGAGACCCGCGACGTCGACGGGCGGCGCGGCTGGGTGCTGACGCTCTCGACGCGCGAGCAACATATCCGCCGCGAGAAGGCGACCAGCAACATCTGCACCAATTCGGGCCTCTGCGCGCTGGCCTTCACCATCCACCTGACGCTCCTGGGCGAGGCCGGCTTCCAGCGGCTCGCGGCCCTCAACCATGCCGCCGCCTGTGCTCTCGCCGACAGGCTGGCGAAGCCGCCGGGCGTCTCGCTGCTCACCAAGAGCTTCTTCAACGAGTTCACGGTGAAGCTGCCGAAGCCCGCCGGTCCCGCCGTCGAGGCGCTGGCCAGGCGCGGCATCCTCGGCGGCGTACCGGCCTCGCGGCTCTGGCCCACGGAGAAATCGCTCGAGAATCTGCTGCTGGTCGCGGCGACCGAAGTGAACACCGCCGCGGAGATGGAGGCCCTGGCCTCCGCGCTGAAAGAGGTGCTGGCATGA
- the gcvPB gene encoding aminomethyl-transferring glycine dehydrogenase subunit GcvPB, whose product MNTDPITGTYSGNRGLQIEEPLIFEQGEEGRCGVDLPEPPKVSSRLGGLGRKKPVGLPGLSEPQVVRHYTRLSQKNYAIDMGLYPLGSCTMKHNPRLNEKVVRLPGLGDLHPLQPVSTVQGALELIDTLAHWLKTLTGMPAVAMSPGAGAHGELCGIMAIRAALEHRGDARKRILVPESAHGTNPATAAACGYEVDPIPANAKGRVDLEAFRAKLGPDVAGIMITNPNTCGLFEPDIVEIAEAIHGAGGFFYCDGANFNAIVGRVRPGDLGIDCMHINLHKTFSTPHGGGGPGAGPVVLSEALAPFAPVPWVVHGAAGFDLVERDPKQQSFGRLKGFHGQMGMFVRALAYMMSHGSDGLKQVAEDAVLNANYILASLRDVMSPAFPGTCMHEALFDDHFLKDTGVTTLDFAKALIDEGYHPMTMYFPLVVHGALLVEPTETESKDSLDRFIEVMKGLAQRAKSGDAAHFEAAPKLTPRRRLDETAAARKPVLRWVPGSNSAKAAE is encoded by the coding sequence ATGAATACCGATCCGATCACCGGCACCTATAGCGGCAATCGCGGGCTCCAGATCGAGGAACCGTTGATCTTCGAGCAGGGCGAGGAGGGACGCTGCGGCGTCGATCTTCCCGAACCGCCGAAGGTCTCGAGCCGTCTCGGCGGTCTCGGCCGCAAGAAGCCGGTCGGCCTGCCGGGCCTGTCGGAACCGCAGGTGGTGCGGCACTACACGCGGCTTTCGCAGAAGAACTATGCGATCGATATGGGGCTCTATCCCTTGGGCTCCTGCACGATGAAGCACAATCCGCGCCTCAACGAGAAGGTGGTGCGGCTGCCGGGCCTGGGCGATCTCCATCCGCTGCAGCCGGTCTCGACCGTGCAGGGCGCGCTCGAGTTGATCGACACGCTGGCCCATTGGCTCAAGACGCTCACCGGCATGCCGGCGGTGGCGATGTCGCCCGGTGCCGGCGCCCATGGCGAGCTCTGCGGCATCATGGCCATCCGCGCCGCGCTCGAGCATCGCGGCGATGCCCGCAAGCGCATCCTGGTGCCGGAGTCTGCGCACGGCACCAACCCCGCGACGGCGGCGGCCTGCGGCTACGAGGTCGATCCGATCCCGGCCAACGCCAAGGGCCGCGTCGATCTCGAGGCCTTCCGCGCCAAGCTCGGGCCCGACGTGGCGGGGATCATGATCACCAACCCCAACACCTGCGGCCTGTTCGAGCCCGACATCGTCGAGATCGCCGAGGCGATCCACGGCGCCGGCGGCTTCTTCTATTGCGACGGCGCCAATTTCAACGCCATCGTGGGCCGCGTGCGCCCGGGCGATCTCGGCATCGACTGCATGCATATCAACCTGCACAAGACCTTCTCGACGCCCCATGGCGGCGGCGGGCCGGGGGCGGGGCCGGTCGTGCTCTCCGAGGCGCTGGCGCCTTTCGCGCCGGTGCCCTGGGTGGTGCACGGTGCCGCCGGCTTCGATCTGGTGGAGCGCGATCCCAAGCAGCAATCCTTCGGCCGGCTCAAGGGCTTCCATGGCCAGATGGGCATGTTCGTCCGGGCGCTCGCCTACATGATGAGCCATGGCAGCGACGGGCTGAAGCAGGTGGCGGAGGATGCGGTCCTCAATGCCAACTACATCCTGGCCTCGCTCCGGGACGTGATGTCGCCGGCCTTCCCCGGTACCTGCATGCACGAGGCGCTGTTCGACGATCACTTCCTCAAGGATACCGGCGTCACCACGCTCGATTTCGCCAAGGCCCTGATCGACGAGGGCTATCACCCCATGACCATGTATTTCCCGCTGGTGGTCCATGGGGCGCTGCTGGTCGAGCCGACCGAGACCGAGAGCAAGGATTCGCTCGACCGTTTCATCGAGGTGATGAAGGGCTTGGCGCAGCGCGCCAAGTCGGGCGACGCCGCCCATTTCGAGGCGGCGCCGAAGCTGACGCCGCGCCGGCGCCTCGACGAGACCGCGGCCGCGCGCAAGCCCGTGCTGCGCTGGGTCCCGGGCTCGAACAGCGCCAAGGCGGCGGAGTAG
- a CDS encoding alpha/beta hydrolase, with product MPASTITVFFATNRNPIGDPPTDFGPLLGPIDGTAIRFGTAEIDEKTLKLRKLEVAPEKLVFDDPTDKTLVLGSQQVFDALKAKMIDHARDTLIYVHGFGYSFTEALVRAAEFKKWLAVQMNIFVFTWPSDGKMVPLMSYPKDRADVERSGDAMARAIEIAARYLQKIATDDRCEQRLNILAHSMGNYALRYGVQGLLRRYHSTLPRLFDKVILAAADEDADTFEFDAKLKPLAQLAQQVLVYHTPRDRALIVSDLTKGNPDRLGAGGPDNTRSLNDKVSVVDVSEALSGDDDATNHQYYRVNTRVRADLRQVFGDIVPFQVKGRLYLPDAKRYRLKKAMPS from the coding sequence ATGCCTGCCTCCACCATCACCGTCTTCTTCGCCACCAACCGCAACCCGATCGGCGACCCGCCGACCGATTTCGGACCGCTGCTCGGCCCCATCGACGGCACGGCGATCCGCTTCGGCACCGCCGAGATCGACGAGAAGACCCTCAAGCTCCGCAAGCTCGAGGTGGCACCCGAGAAGCTCGTCTTCGACGACCCCACCGACAAGACGCTGGTGCTCGGCAGCCAGCAGGTGTTCGACGCGCTCAAGGCCAAGATGATCGACCATGCGCGCGACACGCTGATCTATGTGCACGGCTTCGGCTACAGCTTCACCGAGGCGCTGGTCCGGGCGGCCGAGTTCAAGAAATGGCTGGCGGTGCAGATGAACATCTTCGTCTTCACCTGGCCGTCCGACGGCAAGATGGTGCCGCTGATGTCCTATCCCAAGGATCGCGCCGACGTGGAGCGGTCGGGCGACGCCATGGCCCGCGCCATCGAGATCGCGGCGCGCTATCTGCAGAAGATCGCCACCGACGACCGCTGCGAGCAGCGCCTCAATATCCTGGCGCACAGCATGGGCAACTACGCGCTACGGTATGGCGTGCAAGGGCTTTTGCGGCGCTATCACAGCACCCTGCCGCGGCTCTTCGACAAGGTGATCCTGGCCGCCGCCGACGAGGATGCGGACACCTTCGAGTTCGACGCCAAGCTGAAGCCGTTGGCGCAGCTGGCCCAGCAGGTCCTGGTCTATCACACGCCCCGCGACCGGGCGCTCATCGTCAGCGACCTGACCAAGGGCAATCCCGACCGGCTCGGCGCCGGCGGCCCGGACAACACCCGCAGCCTCAACGACAAGGTCTCGGTGGTGGACGTCTCGGAAGCCCTGTCGGGCGACGACGACGCCACCAACCACCAGTACTATCGCGTCAACACGCGGGTGCGCGCCGACCTGCGCCAGGTGTTCGGCGACATCGTGCCGTTCCAGGTCAAGGGCCGGCTCTATCTGCCGGACGCGAAGCGCTACCGGCTGAAGAAGGCCATGCCCTCCTAG
- a CDS encoding GNAT family N-acetyltransferase, translated as MTGSGRPRLRPARPEDAAEIVAMVRELAEYEKEPPSTVEASAEDFRRDCFGPNPRAEVLILEEGAAILGFALYYHNYSTWLGQAGLYVEDFYLRPPARGRGLGRMVMAGIAQIARARGCRRLELQVLDWNPARQFYERIGMEHRDDWCSYRIAEEGLERLASEVDDGSWSERP; from the coding sequence ATGACAGGATCAGGGCGCCCGCGCCTCAGACCGGCGCGGCCCGAGGATGCGGCCGAGATCGTCGCCATGGTGCGCGAGCTGGCCGAATACGAGAAGGAACCGCCCTCGACCGTCGAGGCGAGCGCCGAAGATTTCCGGCGCGACTGCTTCGGCCCCAACCCCCGCGCCGAGGTGCTGATCCTGGAGGAGGGGGCGGCGATCCTGGGCTTCGCGCTCTACTATCACAACTACTCGACCTGGCTGGGCCAAGCCGGGCTTTATGTGGAGGATTTCTACCTGCGGCCTCCGGCGCGGGGCCGCGGACTGGGCCGGATGGTCATGGCCGGCATCGCCCAGATCGCGCGGGCGCGCGGCTGCCGGCGCCTCGAGCTGCAGGTGCTCGACTGGAACCCGGCGCGCCAATTCTACGAACGCATCGGGATGGAGCATCGGGACGACTGGTGCTCCTACCGGATCGCCGAAGAGGGCCTGGAACGGCTGGCATCGGAGGTTGACGATGGATCTTGGTCTGAAAGGCCGTAA
- a CDS encoding SDR family oxidoreductase, which yields MDLGLKGRKALVCAASKGMGRGCAEALAREGCEVWITARHADVLEATAASIRKATGARVTAVTGDIATEAGRQAALAACPEPDILVNNAGGPPTGDFRNFTRQDWDAALEANMLAPIFLIKATIDAMTRRGFGRIVNITSVTVKQPFASLALSNGARSGLTGFIAGLAREVARHNVTVNNLLPGSIATDRSEVFVASHAKARGISREAALAELEKEIPAGRFGTPEEFGEACAFLCSVQAGYITGQNILIDGGAYPGTF from the coding sequence ATGGATCTTGGTCTGAAAGGCCGTAAGGCGCTGGTCTGCGCGGCCAGCAAGGGCATGGGGCGCGGCTGCGCCGAGGCCCTGGCCCGCGAGGGCTGCGAAGTCTGGATCACCGCGCGCCACGCGGATGTGCTGGAGGCGACCGCGGCCTCGATCCGGAAAGCCACCGGTGCGCGCGTGACCGCGGTTACGGGCGACATCGCGACCGAAGCGGGGCGCCAGGCGGCGCTCGCCGCCTGCCCCGAACCCGACATTTTGGTGAACAATGCCGGCGGCCCGCCCACCGGCGATTTCCGCAATTTCACCCGCCAAGACTGGGACGCGGCGCTCGAGGCCAACATGCTGGCGCCGATCTTCCTCATCAAGGCCACGATCGACGCCATGACGCGCCGCGGCTTCGGGCGCATCGTCAACATCACCTCCGTGACGGTGAAGCAGCCTTTCGCCTCGCTGGCGCTCTCCAACGGCGCGCGCAGCGGTCTCACCGGTTTCATCGCCGGCCTCGCCCGCGAGGTGGCCCGGCACAACGTCACTGTCAACAACCTGCTGCCGGGCTCGATCGCGACCGATCGCAGCGAGGTGTTCGTCGCCAGCCACGCCAAGGCGCGCGGCATCAGCCGCGAGGCGGCGCTGGCGGAGCTCGAGAAGGAGATTCCCGCCGGCCGCTTCGGTACGCCCGAGGAGTTCGGCGAGGCCTGTGCCTTTCTCTGCTCGGTCCAGGCCGGCTACATCACCGGCCAGAATATTCTGATCGACGGCGGCGCCTATCCGGGGACGTTCTGA
- a CDS encoding LysR family transcriptional regulator produces MNTHDIEAFVAVIDTGSISAAAAQLNLTQPAITRRIQNLEQALGTSLLDRAGKPLKPTGAGREAYQLGRRVLRSVGDLVAGVAPDGTPTGELRLGITPNVGDVALAGPIDEVRASFPRLSLRITSSWSPTLIRLILAGSLDAAAVMVMQETEIPAPLQATPLGKLELAVVAARQLGLPRRADLKAVSAHPWIVNQEGCGTRAGIAALFAAAGLPFQVAVEAQGTELKLSLAARGIGLAIVPPWTIERSAYRDELTVLRVAGLPEAIHGWIVHLPMLGKLALPVERFRAAFAENLEALVKARPAGGARRKTG; encoded by the coding sequence ATGAACACGCACGATATCGAGGCCTTCGTGGCCGTGATCGATACCGGCTCGATCAGCGCCGCCGCCGCGCAGCTCAACCTCACCCAGCCGGCCATCACGCGGCGCATCCAGAACCTGGAGCAGGCGCTGGGCACGAGCCTGCTCGACCGCGCCGGCAAGCCGCTGAAGCCGACGGGCGCGGGGCGCGAGGCCTATCAGCTCGGCCGCCGCGTGCTGCGCTCGGTCGGCGATCTCGTGGCCGGCGTGGCGCCCGACGGGACACCCACCGGCGAATTGCGCCTCGGCATCACGCCCAACGTCGGCGATGTGGCGCTGGCGGGTCCGATCGACGAGGTGCGCGCCAGCTTCCCGCGGCTGTCCCTGCGCATCACCTCCTCCTGGTCCCCCACCTTGATCCGGCTGATCCTGGCCGGCTCGCTCGACGCCGCCGCGGTCATGGTCATGCAGGAAACGGAGATCCCGGCGCCGCTGCAGGCGACGCCGTTGGGCAAGCTGGAGCTCGCCGTCGTCGCCGCGCGGCAGCTCGGCCTGCCGCGGCGCGCCGATCTCAAGGCGGTGTCGGCCCATCCCTGGATCGTCAATCAGGAAGGCTGTGGCACGCGAGCCGGCATCGCGGCGCTCTTCGCGGCGGCGGGCCTGCCGTTTCAGGTCGCGGTGGAAGCCCAAGGGACCGAACTCAAGCTGTCGCTGGCCGCGCGCGGCATCGGCCTGGCGATCGTGCCACCCTGGACGATCGAGCGTAGCGCTTATCGCGACGAGCTCACCGTCCTGCGGGTGGCGGGCCTGCCCGAGGCGATCCATGGCTGGATCGTGCATCTGCCGATGCTGGGCAAGCTGGCCCTGCCGGTGGAGCGGTTCCGCGCCGCTTTCGCCGAGAATCTCGAAGCGCTCGTCAAGGCGAGACCCGCTGGCGGCGCGCGCCGCAAAACCGGCTGA
- a CDS encoding MFS transporter translates to MDSGLDKACLEETPQRSPACASPRMGTGLTVLFATAVGVLVMCLSASQALIGEFGPSLGLSTAAASLVVTFTLLGYAAGLFLLVPLVDVVENRRLILGTMAACIAALGGAALAPGATLFIALSFIVGMTSTVVQMLVPTAAFLTPEARRGRVVGNIMSGIMLGLLLGRPLACLVAEWFGWRAYYGMSAVLVAVMALALARVLPRQRPAAGPRYGALIASLLALLREEPVLRRRASYQALLMGSFSVFWTAIALRLQAPPYNLGHDGVALYALAGAAGAVVAPLAGRAGDRGLTRRITFLGHGTAIVAMLLGGAVAGGSWSLDLMGLHLLPMLSLGFLVATALLLDSGVVADQAVGRRAINLLRPEARGRLNGLFTGIFFLGASAGALLEGPAWSWGGWAAVCWVGLGFALAALLLHAVEPRHARVD, encoded by the coding sequence ATGGACAGCGGTCTCGACAAGGCGTGCCTCGAAGAAACCCCGCAGCGCTCGCCGGCTTGCGCTTCGCCGCGGATGGGGACGGGTCTGACGGTCCTGTTCGCGACCGCGGTCGGCGTCCTGGTCATGTGCCTGTCGGCCAGCCAGGCCTTGATCGGGGAGTTCGGGCCGTCGCTCGGGCTCAGCACCGCCGCCGCGAGCCTGGTGGTCACCTTCACGCTTCTCGGCTACGCCGCGGGCCTGTTCCTGCTGGTGCCGCTGGTCGATGTCGTCGAGAACCGGCGATTGATCCTCGGCACGATGGCGGCCTGCATCGCCGCCCTGGGCGGTGCTGCGCTGGCGCCGGGGGCGACGCTCTTCATCGCGCTCTCCTTCATCGTCGGCATGACCTCGACCGTGGTCCAGATGCTGGTGCCGACCGCGGCTTTCCTCACGCCGGAAGCGAGGCGGGGACGGGTGGTCGGCAACATCATGAGCGGCATCATGCTGGGACTTCTGCTCGGCCGGCCGCTCGCCTGCCTGGTCGCGGAATGGTTCGGCTGGCGCGCCTATTACGGCATGAGCGCCGTTCTCGTCGCCGTCATGGCGCTCGCGCTCGCGCGCGTCCTGCCGCGGCAACGTCCGGCGGCCGGTCCGCGCTACGGCGCCCTGATCGCGTCGCTCCTGGCGCTGCTTCGCGAAGAGCCGGTCCTTCGCCGTCGCGCGAGCTACCAGGCACTGCTGATGGGGAGCTTCAGCGTGTTCTGGACCGCCATCGCTCTGCGGCTGCAGGCGCCGCCCTACAATCTCGGCCATGACGGCGTTGCCCTCTATGCGCTGGCGGGCGCCGCCGGGGCGGTCGTGGCGCCGCTGGCGGGGCGCGCCGGCGATCGCGGCCTGACGCGGCGCATCACCTTCCTCGGCCATGGCACGGCCATCGTCGCCATGCTGCTGGGGGGTGCGGTGGCGGGAGGAAGCTGGTCCCTGGATCTCATGGGCCTGCATCTGCTGCCGATGCTCTCGCTGGGCTTCCTGGTCGCGACCGCGCTGCTGCTGGACAGCGGCGTCGTCGCCGATCAGGCGGTCGGGCGGCGCGCGATCAATCTGCTGCGGCCGGAGGCGCGGGGCCGGCTCAACGGCCTCTTCACCGGCATCTTCTTCCTCGGCGCTTCGGCCGGCGCCCTGCTCGAGGGGCCGGCCTGGTCCTGGGGCGGCTGGGCCGCGGTCTGCTGGGTGGGATTGGGTTTCGCGCTCGCGGCCCTGCTGCTGCATGCCGTCGAGCCGCGCCATGCCCGCGTCGACTGA
- a CDS encoding F0F1 ATP synthase subunit B family protein, producing the protein MEIFQDPETWVAIATVIFLVLAARPVLRALNKMLDDRSAKIRSELAEAERLRAEAEKLLADYQRRQRQALKDAEEILAHAKSEAERIRKESAATIEAALKRRERQAMEKIAQAESQAVAEVRNQAVNLAVQGAQKALASGLDQSRASSLIDQSVADLERRLH; encoded by the coding sequence ATGGAAATCTTCCAGGATCCCGAAACCTGGGTTGCGATCGCCACCGTCATCTTCCTCGTGCTGGCGGCGCGCCCGGTCCTGCGCGCGCTCAACAAGATGCTGGACGACCGCTCTGCCAAGATCCGCAGCGAGCTGGCCGAGGCCGAGCGGCTGCGGGCCGAGGCCGAGAAGCTCCTCGCCGACTATCAGCGCCGCCAGCGCCAGGCGCTGAAGGACGCCGAGGAGATCCTGGCCCATGCCAAGTCCGAGGCGGAGCGCATCCGCAAGGAATCGGCGGCCACGATCGAAGCCGCGCTGAAGCGCCGCGAGCGCCAGGCCATGGAGAAGATCGCCCAGGCCGAGAGCCAGGCCGTGGCCGAGGTCCGCAACCAGGCGGTCAATCTGGCCGTCCAGGGCGCGCAGAAGGCGCTGGCCTCCGGGCTCGACCAGAGCCGCGCCTCGAGCCTGATCGACCAGTCGGTGGCCGACCTGGAGCGCCGCCTGCATTAG
- a CDS encoding F0F1 ATP synthase subunit B family protein encodes MRNGLTRKMQLLAALALGSVAAAPALAAEGEKAGLPQLDPAVFAPQLIWLAITFVVLYLLMSRLALPKIAATLANRQQKLEGDLARAERVKTEAESVLSAYEKAMTDARVKAQALTGQAAADVAAELAKREAAFATELNARTEEAEKRINATKDAALAETRNVAVELTQSIVRKVAGVELSPSAAKEWVEAAAKERR; translated from the coding sequence ATGCGCAACGGCCTGACCCGCAAGATGCAGCTCCTGGCCGCCCTCGCTCTGGGGTCGGTCGCGGCTGCGCCGGCTTTGGCCGCCGAAGGCGAAAAGGCCGGCCTGCCCCAGCTCGACCCGGCGGTGTTCGCGCCGCAGTTGATCTGGCTCGCCATCACCTTCGTCGTCCTCTATCTGCTGATGTCGCGCCTGGCGCTGCCCAAGATCGCAGCAACCCTGGCCAACCGGCAGCAGAAGCTCGAAGGCGATCTGGCGCGCGCCGAGCGCGTGAAGACCGAGGCCGAGAGCGTGCTGTCGGCCTACGAGAAGGCGATGACCGACGCGCGGGTGAAGGCCCAGGCCCTCACCGGCCAGGCGGCGGCCGATGTCGCCGCCGAGCTCGCCAAGCGCGAGGCGGCCTTCGCGACCGAGCTCAATGCCCGGACCGAGGAAGCCGAGAAGCGCATCAACGCGACCAAGGACGCGGCGCTCGCCGAGACTCGCAATGTCGCGGTGGAGCTGACCCAGAGCATCGTGCGCAAGGTGGCGGGCGTCGAGCTGTCGCCCTCGGCCGCGAAGGAATGGGTCGAAGCCGCCGCGAAGGAGCGCCGCTGA
- a CDS encoding ATP synthase subunit c family protein, with translation MEIEAAKMLGAGLATIGVAGAGIGIGMLFGQFVGAGIRNPAAAKTQTGNLFVGMALSEATAIFALGIAMLILFG, from the coding sequence ATGGAAATCGAAGCTGCAAAGATGCTGGGCGCGGGCCTCGCCACCATCGGCGTCGCGGGCGCGGGTATCGGCATCGGCATGCTGTTCGGCCAGTTCGTGGGCGCGGGCATCCGCAACCCGGCCGCGGCCAAGACCCAGACCGGCAACCTGTTCGTCGGCATGGCGCTGTCCGAAGCGACCGCGATCTTCGCGCTCGGCATCGCGATGCTGATCCTGTTCGGCTGA